The following coding sequences are from one Pelecanus crispus isolate bPelCri1 chromosome 15, bPelCri1.pri, whole genome shotgun sequence window:
- the AGTRAP gene encoding type-1 angiotensin II receptor-associated protein: MELPAVNLKAIILVHWLLTVWGCMNHLFPASYAWGNFSVLAVGIWAVVQRDSLDAILMFLTGLLLTVLTDITHISVFYPPNKLLTDANHFSVGMAIFSLLLKPASCYLVYRMYRERGGEYTFNIALKSSADSRFAHNGITHAGRDRSSYEPIDQQDAPPQWPDSSKTAQQPY; encoded by the exons ATGGAGCTGCCTGCCGTCAACCTCAAG GCCATCATTCTGGTACACTGGCTGCTCACAGTGTG GGGATGCATGAATCACCTGTTTCCAGCCTCCTATGCCTGGGGAAATTTCAGTGTCCTTGCAGTGGGGATTTGGGCCGTTGTGCAGCGAGATTCCCTCGATGCCATCTTGATG TTCCTGACTGGCCTGCTGCTGACAGTCCTCACAGACATCACTCACATCTCTGTCTTCTACCCTCCAAACAAACTTCTCACTGATGCGAACCATTTCAGTGTGGGCATGGCCATCTTCAGCCTCCTCCTCAAACCTGCGTCCTGCTATTTGGTGTATCGAATGTATCGGGAGCGTGGAGGAGAGTACACCTTTAACATAG CCCTGAAATCCTCAGCTGACAGCCGTTTTGCCCACAATG GTATCACCCATGCAGGCCGGGATCGCAGCTCCTATGAGCCAATTGATCAGCAGGATGCCCCTCCACAGTGGCCTGACTCAAGCAAGACAGCCCAGCAGCCGTACTGA